The genomic interval ATGACTCCCACAAGAGGGATGACTCGCACAAGAGGGATGACTCCCACAGGAGGGATGACTCCCACAGGAGGGATGACTCCCACAGGAGGGATGACTCCCACAAGAGGGATGACTCGCACAAGAGGGATTACTCCCACAGGAGGGATGACTCCCACAGGAGGGATGACTCCCACAGGAGGGATGACTCCCACAAGAGGGATGACTCGCACAAGAGGGATGACTCCCACAGGAGGGATGACTCCCACAGGAGGGATGACTCCCACAAGAGGGATAACTCCCACAAGAGGGATGACTCCCACAGGAGGGATGACTCCCACAGGAGGGATGACTCCCACAGGAAGGATGACTCCCACAGGAGGGATGACTCCCACAGGAGGGATGACTCCCACAGGAGGGATGACTCCCACAGGAGGGATGACTCCCACAGGAGGGATGACTCCCCCAGGAGGGATGACTCTCACAGGAGGGATGACTCCCACAGGAGGGATGACTCCCACAGGAGGGATGACTCCCACAGGAGGGATGACTCCCACAAGAGGGATGACTCCCACAGGAGGGATGACTCCCACAGGAGGGATGACTCCCACAAGAGGGATGACTCGCACAAGAGGGATGACTCCCACAGGAGGGATGACTCCCACAGGAGGGATGACTCCCACAGGAGGGATGACTCCCACAGGAGGGATGACTCCCACAGGAGGGATGACTCCCACAGGAGGGATGACTCCCACAGGAGGGATGACTCCCACAGGAGGGATGACTCCCACAGGAGGGATGACTCCCACAGGAGGGATGACTCCCACAGGAGGGATGACTCCCACAAGAGGGATGACTCGCACAAGAGGGATGACTCCCACAGGAGGGATGACTCCCACAGGAGGGATGACTCCCACAGGAGGGATGACTCCCACAAGAGGGATGACTCGCACAAGAGGGATTACTCCCACAGGAGGGATGACTCCCACAGGAGGGATGACTCCCACAGGAGGGATGACTCCCACAAGAGGGATGACTCGCACAAGAGGGATGACTCCCACAGGAGGGATGACTCCCACAGGAGGGATGACTCCCACAAGAGGGATAACTCCCACAAGAGGGATGACTCCCACAGGAGGGATAACTCCCACTTGAGGGATGACTCCCACGTGAGGGATGACTCCCAAAGGAGGGATGACTCCCACAGGAGGGATAACTCCCACGTGAGGGATGACTCCCACAGGAGGGAACACTCCCATAGGAGGGATGACTCCCACAGAAGGAGTCACTCCCTCAGGAGGGATCACTCCCACAGGAGGGATCATTCCCACAGGAGGAATCACTCCCAAAGGAGGGATCACTCCCACAGAAGTGATCACTCCTACAGGAGAGATCACTGTCACAGGAGGGATGACTCCCACAGGAGGGATAACTCCCACATGAGGGATGACTCCCGCAGGAGGGATGACTCCCACACGAGGGACCCCTCCCACAGGAGGGATGACTCCTACAGGAGGGATCATTCCCACAGGAGGGATCACTCCCACAGGAGGGATCACTCCCACAGGAGGGATCACTCCCTCAGGAGTGATAACTCCCACAGAAGGGATCACTGTCACAGAAGGGATGACTTCCACAGGAGGGATGACTCCCACACTAGGGACCCCCCTACACGAGAGACCCGTCCCACAGGAGGGATGACTCCCACAGGAGGGATCATTCCCACAAAAGAGATCACTCCCACAGGAGGGATCACTCCCCCAAGAGGGATCACTCCCACAGGAGGGATCACTCCCACAGGAGGGATCACTCCCACATTAGGAATCACTCGCACAAAAGGGATGACTCCCACAGGAGGGATGACTCCCACAGGAGGGATGACTTCCACAGGAGGGATCATTCCCACAGGAGGAATCACTCCCACAGGAGGGATCACTCCTACAGGAAGGATCACTCCCACAGGAGGGATCACTCACACAGGAGGGATCACTCCCTGGAGGGATAACTCCCACAGGAGGGATCATTCCCACAAGAGGGATCATTTCCACAGGTGGGATGACTCCCACAGGAGGGATAACGCCCACAGGAAGAATCACTCCCAGAGGAGGAACCACTCCCAGAGGAGGGATCACACCCAAAGGAAGAATCACTCCCACAGGAGGAATCACTCCCACAGGAAGAATCATTCCCACAGGAGGGATCACTCCCACAGGAGGGATCGCTCCAACAGAAGGGATCACTCCCACAGGAGGGATGACTCCCACAGGAGTGATCACTCCCACAGGAGGGATGACTCCACAGAAGTGATCACTCCCACAGAAGGGATTACTCCCACAGGAGGGATGACTCCCACAGGAGGGATGACTCCACAGAAGTGATCACTCCCACAGGAGGGATGACTCCCACAGGAGGGATGACTCCCACAGGAGGGATGACTCCCACAGGAGGGATGACTCCACAGAAGTGATCACTCCCACAGGAGGGATGACTCCCACAGGAGGGATGACTCCCACAGGAAGGATCACTCCCACAGAAGTGATGACTCCCACAGGAGGGATGACTCCCATAGGAGAGATGACTTCCACATGAGGGATGACTCCCACAGGAGGGATGACTCCCACAGGAGACATGACTCCCACAGGAGGCATGAGTCCCACAGGAGGGATGACTCCCACAGGAGGAATGACTCCCACAGGAGGGATGACTCCCGCAGGAGGGATGACTCCCACAGGAGGGATGACTCCCACAGGAGGGATGACTCCCGCAGAAGGGATGACTCTCACAGGAGGCATGACTCCCATAGGAGGCATGACTCCCACAGGAGGAATGACTCCCACAGGAGGAATGACTCTCACAGGAGGGATGACTCCCGCAGGAGGGATGACTCCCACAGGAGGGATGACTCTCACAGGAGGCATGACTCCCATAGGAGGCATGACTCCCACAGGAGGAATGACTCACACAGGAGGAATGACTCCCACAGGAGGGATGACTCCCGCAGGAGGGATGACTCCCACAGGAGGGATGACTCCCACAGGAGGGATGACTCCCGCAGGAGGGATGACTTCCACATGAGAGATGACTCCCACAGGAGGGATGACTCTCACAGGAGGCATGACTCCCATAGGAGGCATGACTCCCACAGGAGGAATGACTCCCACAGGAGGGATGACTCCCACAGGAGGGATGACTCCCACAGGAAAGACCACTTCAGCAGGACTCTAGACAAGTAAGACAGGGTAAGGTAAGATTATTGGGTTTAATGCCTGTTGACTGTtcgtgggtcattaaggctgtagtCCAGTTTTAACATTAGCATCTAGACTGCTTTAATCCATTAAGAAAGGACTAAGCAAACTCTTGGTGGCTATACTCAGAGATATATATACACttctgtatataccctgagatatagtcatttcactgtatatacacttctcagtgtgtacAACCAGCGATATATATCTTCAAGTATATCTATACTTCACACAGTATGCATACCAGTCATGACGGACTTATACCTTGAGTGTCTCGGAGGTGCCTATAAGAGTGCCTATAAGAGAGGCAGATCACTTCGTGGAACATGTATAGATGGAAATGCACAGCTAGAAATTCTAACAAAGTGTTATTTTGTTAGTTAAAAACATAAGGTTGGTGGTGCGTGCGTATGCAATAACTGTGGGTCTCTAACAGGTGTTAGTAGATGTAACATTGTGTTAGACAGTGTGCAGGCATGAGTGGGTGAGCCAGATGATGAACTTATGCAAGAAAGAAATGATGAGATTGCACCAGTATCCTCAATAATCTAACCATCAACTTGTCCACCATACTGAAGATGAGAAACACATCTGCAGTGTAACGTATTTGGAATTGTAACTTAgaaattactttctgtgtttcaTTTTCAGTATTCCAGGCAGATGCACTTTCTCTTTTCCAGTTAGGAGACTAAAATATTTTGCTCGAAATTAAGATAATGTAGAATAGGTGCTAGTGACCTGGTGGTACACTATGGTACACAAAAGGTTCTAGTAATCAGTTTAAGGTAAACAGTCTATCTAGGTTCGTGTGAGATGCTGTAAGTTACGaccttgataatgttagttgAGTGTGAGCAGTAGCGACATATGCCTGGGCATGCTAGGTATGAGCTTCGTCAAGGTCAGTGAAAGTGTAGCATCATTTGTCTTACTGTACACCCTTCCACTGCACAGGCAGCACTTTTCTTTCCTTGTGaaactaaacccgtgtgggttagTCAGCTCAGGTAAAGTCTAATAACGAGATATTGTACCTAACTGGACTTACCGACTTGTCTATATACTGGCAGTTACGATACCAAACTATATAATTTTACTGCGATGTTGTACAGTACTAATAACAACTAGCGTTCCAAGATCACATCTTTTTCTACAGAATGAATATTATACCAGAGTGACAGATTTGAAGAGCAAATATAAGGAATGTGCTTTAAATTTAAGGTTATATGTCTTAATAACGGCAATTATACacgtgtgcgtttgtgtgtttgTGCTACTTGAGGCAGTAATCAAACTGTTTATTGAATACACGATTATATGTAGAAAATGTGATCAGATGAAAAATATTTAACAAGGTCTAGGAAGTAACTATATGCTCACTGTCATTGCTATACAAACAATGGCAACTTAAGCCTAGTAAATCATAATGTACGATAAAAGTTGCAAATATATCGACAAGAACCATAGCCCGTGGTCACACATGCAGCCTCAAGAGTCTATGTATTGTGAAAGGAAGGAatttagaatgaataaaattgGTGCATTATTAAATCGCAATGTATGTTAAATATAGAACATGCTTTGTATTAAAACCagttatatgtatatttttttcagaACTACTGTTTAAGAGGATATGTTTAAATGATATGTTAGCAACCCAGGCGGGAGTGATGTGCAGGCAAGGCCACTGCTACTATGAGTGCAAGAATGATGGCTAGACACAGGCAAGCTGGTGGACTGAGTCACACTCTGTACTCCTTAGAGTGTGGTCTCCACAAATAAATAAATCCTTTGCAAACACGAGGTATCTGATCAGCTCATGAAGAGAGCTTGTcgctttacaaaaaaaaaaaaaaagggtcttCGGTCGTGTCTCTTACACACGGCAGCAAGGTCCAAGTACCTACAGAACTAAGGTACGGCAACTCACAATGCAACAGTAACTCTCTGAAGAAACTTATACCCTGTATGTGCCATCACAGGTAGAGTTACCTGGTACCTACAGAACTAAGGTACGGCATGTCACAATACAGCGGTAACTCCTGAAGAAACTCGTAACTTGCATGTGCCATCAAAGACCGAGTTACCTAGTACCTACAGAACTAAGGTACGGCATGTCACAATACAACGGTAACTCTCTGAAGAACTTGCATGTGCCATCACAGGTAGAGTTACCTGGTACCTACAGAACTAAGGTACGGCAAGTCACAATACAGCAGTAACTCTCTGAAGAAACTTGGCATGTCTCAATACAGCGGTATCTCTCTGAAGAAACTCGTAACTTGCATGTGCCATCACAAGTAGAGTTATCTGGTACCTACAGAACTATGGTACGGTATGTCACAAGATAGCGGTATCTCTCTCAAGAAACATATCTTGCATGTGCCATCAAAGAACGAGTTACCTGGTAGGGAAAGCTCTACATCAGCAGGGGCTGCACCTGGTACCTGTCGTGGCGGCTCTGACGAGAGGATGGTAGAGTTGGCTACTCCCCTGGGGTCCACCGAGAACCCTCTCTCTATCTCCGAAGTCGCTTCTGTTGCTACTGATTTCGTAGGATCTTCCGGAACGATAGGATAAATTGTGAGGTTTTCTGAAATATCGTGTTCCTGTGGTCTTGAATATTTTTCCTGGGCCTCGTGATAATCGTAGAGTGTATCTTGGCTACCAGTTGGATATGGTTCTACACTGACGCCAAGCTCATGAATCGCATGGTCTTTTCCAAATACTGGAGGTGTCTCCTCACCATCCACACTTCTATCAGTTTCATTCCCATCGTCCACCTCATCTGACTCACCAGGTACTCCACTACTCGGCTCGTCTTCGTCCATAGTGTCGATAATTAAAGGCTCCACCGTAtaatcttcccttcctccttcatctACTGCTTCTGGTTCATAAATACTCGGGGTTGAGGAAGCTTCCTCGCTAAACTCTCCTCCAGGAATCACTTCTTCACTTGCAGTGTCAGTCAGTGGGAAGTACTCGTCTTCTGCTCCATAGTCTCCACTACTGGATCCTCCAGATATCCTGAGGCTCTCGTCGTCAGGAAAGACCAGAGTCAGATTATTTTCACCACTTGTAGCCTCTGTGACGGTATCTACCTTCTCATTAGACACACTCTCCGTGTAGTAATCTTCATTTCCACAACCCCTAACTGGGATGCGGTCATCACCACTAATTCCAGAGGGTGTGGAAGCCTCCTCACCACTCGCTGTTGTGACGTCGCCCTCATCACCACCTGAATAACAGTCATCACTACCAGAACCATCAGTGGGAGTGaacacaacatcactaccactactctcaACCGAACCATAACCTTCATCACTACCCTCTACTGAACCATAACCCTCGTCATCATATCTTACTGGAGGGAAAACTTCCTCTACTGGAGCAACAACTTCATCCTCTACTGGAGTAACAACCTCATCCACTACTGGAGTAACAACCTCATCCTCTGCTGTAGTAACAACCTCATCCTCTACTGGAGTAACAACCTCATCCTCTACTGGAGTAATAACCTCATCCTCTACTGGAGTAATAACCTCATCCTCTACTGGAGTAACAACCTCATCCTCTACTGGAGTAATAACCTCATCTTCTACTGGAGTAATAACCTCATCCTCTACCGGAACAACACCTACTGCAATGAAGCCCTCATCGTCATCCACATCCAGTGGAGAATAGACATCCTCATccacatcaacatcatcatccacTGTTGGAGAATAAaggtcactgtcaccaccatcatctaCGTGAGAATACAccctaccatcaccattatcTACTTGATAATAgacaccatcaccgtcaccatcaccgtcATCCACTGGAGAATAAACACCTGGATCAGGACCTTCTACTGGAGTGTCACCATCAGGACCCTCTACTGGAGTGTCACCATCAGGACCCTCTACTAGAATGTCACCATCAGGACCTTCTACTGGAGTGTCACCATCAAGGCCTTCTACTGAAGTGTCACCATCAGGACCCTCTACTGGAGTGTCACCCTCAAGACCTTCTACTGGAGTGTCACCATCAAGACTTTCTACTGGAGTGTCACCATCACGATCTTCTACTGGAATGTCACCATcagaactttctactggagtgTCACCAACACGACTTTCTACTGAAGTGTCAACATCAGGACCTTCTACTGGAGTGTCAACATCAAGACTTTCTACGGGAGTGTCACCATCAAGACTTTTTACTGGAGTGTCACCCTCAAGACCTTCTACTGGAGTGTCACCATCAAGACTTTCTACTGGAGTGTCACCATCAAGACTTTCTACTGAAGTGTCACCATCACGACCCTCTACTGGAGTGTCACCATCAAGACTTTCTACTGGAGTGTCACCATCAAGATTTTCTACTGGAGTGTCACCATCAAGACTTTCTACTGGAGTGTCACCATCACGACCCTCTACTGGAGTGTCACCATCAAGACTTTCTACTGGAGTGTCACCATCAGGACCTTCTACTGGAGTGTCACCATCAAGACTTTCAATTGGAGTGTCACCATCAGGACCTTCTACTGGAGTGTCAACATCAGGACCTTCTACTGGAGTGTCACCATCACGGCCTTCTACTGGAGCGTCACCATCAGGACTTCCTCCTGGAGCGTCACCATCAGAACTTTCTTCTGGATCATCACCATCAGGACTTTCTCCTGGAGCGTCACCATCAGGGCTTTCTACTGGAGCGTCACCATCAGGACTTTCTACTGGAGTGTCACCATCTGGACTTTCTTCTGGAGCGTCACCATCAGGACTTTCTCCTGGAGCGTCACCATCAGGACTTTCTACTGGAGCGTCACCATCAGGACTTTCTCCTGGAGCGTCACCATCAGGACTTTCTACTGGAGCGTCACCATCAGGACTTTCTACTGGAGCGTCACCATCAGGACTTTCTACTGGAGTGTCACCATCTGGACTTTCTACAGGAGCGTCATCGTCACCGGCGATGTGTTCGGTTTCAGGTTCGAACTTGGTTTCAGACTCAGGTTTGAACTTGAGCTCAGGCTTGTATTCGAATTTGAGATCGGTTTCAGGTTCAGGCTCGGGTTTAAAC from Cherax quadricarinatus isolate ZL_2023a chromosome 3, ASM3850222v1, whole genome shotgun sequence carries:
- the LOC128684045 gene encoding uncharacterized protein isoform X2 — translated: MDPRRAYEIRMVAKDGPYETPSDIILIPPSEAMPAEATVATATSGLKNAPSSEELSHFEQGGGLTAITQCEDVETDEGGSVYCNVRISKTQAEQLDPSSLSPDEGDDINQAPPHHHIDRIEFTPTADNDAAEILDGYEEAGGSHVQNTSRRRAGFNGGYTMVVDSNSSDQDYDYIYTSEDHYPTGIDGTTLLDYWQPESQPEPEPEPELEPEPEFEPEPELEPEPEPEPEPELEPEPEFEPELELEPEPEPEPEPELEPEPEFEPEPELEPEPEFEPEPELEPEPEFEPEPELEPEPETEPEPELEPEPEFEPEPELEPEPETEPELKPEFKPEPEPETDLKFEYKPELKFKPESETKFEPETEHIAGDDDAPVESPDGDTPVESPDGDAPVESPDGDAPVESPDGDAPGESPDGDAPVESPDGDAPGESPDGDAPEESPDGDTPVESPDGDAPVESPDGDAPGESPDGDDPEESSDGDAPGGSPDGDAPVEGRDGDTPVEGPDVDTPVEGPDGDTPIESLDGDTPVEGPDGDTPVESLDGDTPVEGRDGDTPVESLDGDTPVENLDGDTPVESLDGDTPVEGRDGDTSVESLDGDTPVESLDGDTPVEGLEGDTPVKSLDGDTPVESLDVDTPVEGPDVDTSVESRVGDTPVESSDGDIPVEDRDGDTPVESLDGDTPVEGLEGDTPVEGPDGDTSVEGLDGDTPVEGPDGDILVEGPDGDTPVEGPDGDTPVEGPDPGVYSPVDDGDGDGDGVYYQVDNGDGRVYSHVDDGGDSDLYSPTVDDDVDVDEDVYSPLDVDDDEGFIAVGVVPVEDEVITPVEDEVITPVEDEVVTPVEDEVITPVEDEVITPVEDEVVTPVEDEVVTTAEDEVVTPVVDEVVTPVEDEVVAPVEEVFPPVRYDDEGYGSVEGSDEGYGSVESSGSDVVFTPTDGSGSDDCYSGGDEGDVTTASGEEASTPSGISGDDRIPVRGCGNEDYYTESVSNEKVDTVTEATSGENNLTLVFPDDESLRISGGSSSGDYGAEDEYFPLTDTASEEVIPGGEFSEEASSTPSIYEPEAVDEGGREDYTVEPLIIDTMDEDEPSSGVPGESDEVDDGNETDRSVDGEETPPVFGKDHAIHELGVSVEPYPTGSQDTLYDYHEAQEKYSRPQEHDISENLTIYPIVPEDPTKSVATEATSEIERGFSVDPRGVANSTILSSEPPRQVPGAAPADVELSLPEFEEPTVGAVMEETNPILWTWFIIAVLVAVTMICIVFFSMWVYSQRLARVAELRAALYEGYEPAQPEPVKKEVDVEAAKPPPAQEDAVEDEMTANFQRKENRKSWYHVQLAAMMKRQETVQSVDSFASHDDDFAEYGDESMAIDLLSSVSLVTNPRHQRPPPAPRT
- the LOC128684045 gene encoding uncharacterized protein isoform X7 encodes the protein MDPRRAYEIRMVAKDGPYETPSDIILIPPSEGLKNAPSSEELSHFEQGGGLTAITQCEDVETDEGGSVYCNVRISKTQAEQLDPSSLSPDEGDDINQAPPHHHIDRIEFTPTADNDAAEILDGYEEAGGSHVQNTSRRRAGFNGGYTMVVDSNSSDQDYDYIYTSEDHYPTGIDGTTLLDYWQPESQPEPEPEPELEPEPEFEPEPELEPEPEPEPEPELEPEPEFEPELELEPEPEPEPEPELEPEPEFEPEPELEPEPEFEPEPELEPEPEFEPEPELEPEPETEPEPELEPEPEFEPEPELEPEPETEPELKPEFKPEPEPETDLKFEYKPELKFKPESETKFEPETEHIAGDDDAPVESPDGDTPVESPDGDAPVESPDGDAPVESPDGDAPGESPDGDAPVESPDGDAPGESPDGDAPEESPDGDTPVESPDGDAPVESPDGDAPGESPDGDDPEESSDGDAPGGSPDGDAPVEGRDGDTPVEGPDVDTPVEGPDGDTPIESLDGDTPVEGPDGDTPVESLDGDTPVEGRDGDTPVESLDGDTPVENLDGDTPVESLDGDTPVEGRDGDTSVESLDGDTPVESLDGDTPVEGLEGDTPVKSLDGDTPVESLDVDTPVEGPDVDTSVESRVGDTPVESSDGDIPVEDRDGDTPVESLDGDTPVEGLEGDTPVEGPDGDTSVEGLDGDTPVEGPDGDILVEGPDGDTPVEGPDGDTPVEGPDPGVYSPVDDGDGDGDGVYYQVDNGDGRVYSHVDDGGDSDLYSPTVDDDVDVDEDVYSPLDVDDDEGFIAVGVVPVEDEVITPVEDEVITPVEDEVVTPVEDEVITPVEDEVITPVEDEVVTPVEDEVVTTAEDEVVTPVVDEVVTPVEDEVVAPVEEVFPPVRYDDEGYGSVEGSDEGYGSVESSGSDVVFTPTDGSGSDDCYSGGDEGDVTTASGEEASTPSGISGDDRIPVRGCGNEDYYTESVSNEKVDTVTEATSGENNLTLVFPDDESLRISGGSSSGDYGAEDEYFPLTDTASEEVIPGGEFSEEASSTPSIYEPEAVDEGGREDYTVEPLIIDTMDEDEPSSGVPGESDEVDDGNETDRSVDGEETPPVFGKDHAIHELGVSVEPYPTGSQDTLYDYHEAQEKYSRPQEHDISENLTIYPIVPEDPTKSVATEATSEIERGFSVDPRGVANSTILSSEPPRQVPGAAPADVELSLPEFEEPTVGAVMEETNPILWTWFIIAVLVAVTMICIVFFSMWVYSQRLARVAELRAALYEGYEPAQPEPVKKEVDVEAAKPPPAQEDAVEDEMTANFQRKENRKSWYHVQLAAMMKRQETVQSVDSFASHDDDFAEYGDESMAIDLLSSVSLVTNPRHQRPPPAPRT
- the LOC128684045 gene encoding uncharacterized protein isoform X8; its protein translation is MDPRRAYEIRMVAKDGPYETPSDIILIPPSEEQGGGLTAITQCEDVETDEGGSVYCNVRISKTQAEQLDPSSLSPDEGDDINQAPPHHHIDRIEFTPTADNDAAEILDGYEEAGGSHVQNTSRRRAGFNGGYTMVVDSNSSDQDYDYIYTSEDHYPTGIDGTTLLDYWQPESQPEPEPEPELEPEPEFEPEPELEPEPEPEPEPELEPEPEFEPELELEPEPEPEPEPELEPEPEFEPEPELEPEPEFEPEPELEPEPEFEPEPELEPEPETEPEPELEPEPEFEPEPELEPEPETEPELKPEFKPEPEPETDLKFEYKPELKFKPESETKFEPETEHIAGDDDAPVESPDGDTPVESPDGDAPVESPDGDAPVESPDGDAPGESPDGDAPVESPDGDAPGESPDGDAPEESPDGDTPVESPDGDAPVESPDGDAPGESPDGDDPEESSDGDAPGGSPDGDAPVEGRDGDTPVEGPDVDTPVEGPDGDTPIESLDGDTPVEGPDGDTPVESLDGDTPVEGRDGDTPVESLDGDTPVENLDGDTPVESLDGDTPVEGRDGDTSVESLDGDTPVESLDGDTPVEGLEGDTPVKSLDGDTPVESLDVDTPVEGPDVDTSVESRVGDTPVESSDGDIPVEDRDGDTPVESLDGDTPVEGLEGDTPVEGPDGDTSVEGLDGDTPVEGPDGDILVEGPDGDTPVEGPDGDTPVEGPDPGVYSPVDDGDGDGDGVYYQVDNGDGRVYSHVDDGGDSDLYSPTVDDDVDVDEDVYSPLDVDDDEGFIAVGVVPVEDEVITPVEDEVITPVEDEVVTPVEDEVITPVEDEVITPVEDEVVTPVEDEVVTTAEDEVVTPVVDEVVTPVEDEVVAPVEEVFPPVRYDDEGYGSVEGSDEGYGSVESSGSDVVFTPTDGSGSDDCYSGGDEGDVTTASGEEASTPSGISGDDRIPVRGCGNEDYYTESVSNEKVDTVTEATSGENNLTLVFPDDESLRISGGSSSGDYGAEDEYFPLTDTASEEVIPGGEFSEEASSTPSIYEPEAVDEGGREDYTVEPLIIDTMDEDEPSSGVPGESDEVDDGNETDRSVDGEETPPVFGKDHAIHELGVSVEPYPTGSQDTLYDYHEAQEKYSRPQEHDISENLTIYPIVPEDPTKSVATEATSEIERGFSVDPRGVANSTILSSEPPRQVPGAAPADVELSLPEFEEPTVGAVMEETNPILWTWFIIAVLVAVTMICIVFFSMWVYSQRLARVAELRAALYEGYEPAQPEPVKKEVDVEAAKPPPAQEDAVEDEMTANFQRKENRKSWYHVQLAAMMKRQETVQSVDSFASHDDDFAEYGDESMAIDLLSSVSLVTNPRHQRPPPAPRT